From the unidentified bacterial endosymbiont genome, one window contains:
- a CDS encoding DUF2755 family protein translates to MADFTLSKPIFGGKQPKTSTAGNIAYALFVLFCFWAGSQLLNMLVHAPGVYEHLMQVQDNGRPRVEIGFGVSTLFGLIPFLAGCMILGVVGLVLRWRRRH, encoded by the coding sequence ATGGCTGACTTTACACTGTCGAAACCGATTTTTGGCGGCAAACAACCAAAAACCTCTACGGCGGGTAATATCGCCTATGCCCTGTTTGTCTTATTCTGTTTCTGGGCAGGCTCGCAATTGCTTAACATGCTGGTCCATGCGCCCGGCGTTTACGAACATCTGATGCAGGTTCAGGACAACGGACGCCCGCGGGTAGAGATTGGCTTTGGGGTGAGTACCCTGTTTGGCCTTATTCCCTTTCTCGCAGGCTGTATGATCCTGGGCGTTGTCGGCTTAGTTCTGCGCTGGCGTCGTCGTCACTAG
- the tauC gene encoding taurine ABC transporter permease TauC — translation MSLIFSEKTRRARFALRWPFSRHITLSVGTLLVLLTIWWAVAAGQWISPLFLPPPGQVLTKLIAIAGPQGFMDATLWQHLGASLARILLALLAAVVIGIPVGIAMGLSPTLRGILDPLIELYRPVPPLAYLPLMVIWFGIGETSKILLIYLAIFAPVAMSALAGVKGAQQVRIRAAQSLGASRGQVLLFVLLPGALPEILTGLRIGLGVGWSTLVAAELIAATRGLGFMVQSAGEFLATDVVLAGIAAIAVIAFGLELGLRALQRRLTPWHGEIQ, via the coding sequence ATGAGCCTTATTTTCAGCGAAAAAACGCGGCGCGCGCGTTTCGCATTACGCTGGCCGTTCTCTCGTCACATCACGCTGAGCGTCGGGACGCTGCTGGTACTGCTGACGATATGGTGGGCCGTAGCTGCCGGGCAGTGGATCAGTCCACTGTTTCTGCCCCCGCCGGGGCAGGTGCTGACAAAACTGATTGCTATCGCCGGGCCGCAGGGCTTTATGGATGCCACGCTTTGGCAGCATCTGGGAGCAAGCCTGGCGCGTATTCTGCTGGCGCTGCTGGCGGCGGTGGTTATTGGCATTCCGGTCGGGATCGCGATGGGGTTAAGTCCGACGTTGCGCGGCATTCTCGACCCGCTGATTGAGCTTTACCGGCCGGTACCTCCGCTGGCGTACCTGCCGCTGATGGTGATTTGGTTCGGCATCGGTGAAACCTCAAAAATCCTGCTGATTTATTTGGCGATATTCGCGCCCGTTGCTATGTCGGCGCTGGCTGGTGTCAAGGGTGCCCAACAGGTGCGTATTCGGGCGGCGCAGTCGCTGGGGGCCAGCCGGGGTCAGGTGCTGCTGTTCGTTCTTTTACCAGGCGCACTGCCGGAAATTTTAACCGGGCTGCGCATCGGTCTCGGTGTGGGTTGGTCCACGCTGGTAGCGGCGGAACTGATTGCGGCCACGCGCGGGCTTGGGTTTATGGTGCAGTCGGCGGGCGAATTTCTGGCGACTGATGTGGTACTGGCCGGGATCGCGGCGATCGCCGTGATTGCCTTTGGTTTAGAACTGGGGCTGCGCGCGTTACAGCGCCGCCTGACGCCCTGGCATGGAGAAATACAATGA
- the ampH gene encoding D-alanyl-D-alanine-carboxypeptidase/endopeptidase AmpH yields the protein MKRCLLSFAALCALSLSTAQAVQPLTAPVLASDIADRYANLIYYGSGATGMAMVVIDGNQRVFRSFGETRPGSNVHPQLDSVIRVASITKLMTSEMLVKLLDQGVVKLNDPLSKYAPAGARVPTYQGTPITLVNLATHTSALPREQPGGAAHRPVFVWPTREQRWNYLSTATLKSAPGSQASYSNLAFDLLADALSTASGKPYPQLFEEQITRPLGMKDTTFTPSPDQCRRLMVAEKGASPCNNTLAAIGSGGVYSTPGDMMRWMQQFLSSDFHSRTHQADRMQTLIYQRSQLHRVIGMDVPGKADALGMGWVYMAPKEGRPGIIQKTGGGGGFITYMAMIPQSNVGAFVVVTRSPNTRFVNMSDGINNLVAELSANKAQVLTASN from the coding sequence TTGAAACGTTGTCTGCTCTCTTTCGCTGCGCTGTGTGCGCTGAGCCTGTCCACCGCTCAGGCAGTCCAGCCGCTAACGGCCCCGGTTTTAGCTTCAGATATTGCCGATCGCTACGCAAACCTTATCTACTACGGAAGCGGCGCCACGGGAATGGCGATGGTCGTCATTGACGGTAACCAGCGCGTGTTCCGCAGTTTTGGCGAAACGCGTCCCGGCAGTAACGTGCATCCACAGCTGGATTCCGTGATCCGCGTAGCGTCTATAACCAAGCTGATGACCAGTGAAATGCTGGTCAAACTGCTCGACCAGGGAGTGGTAAAACTCAACGATCCGCTCAGTAAATATGCGCCTGCGGGCGCACGGGTTCCAACGTATCAGGGCACGCCGATCACACTGGTGAACCTTGCAACCCACACCAGCGCTCTGCCGCGCGAGCAGCCCGGCGGCGCGGCGCACCGTCCCGTTTTTGTCTGGCCGACACGCGAACAGCGCTGGAACTATCTGAGCACCGCCACACTGAAATCCGCGCCGGGATCGCAGGCGTCCTACTCCAACCTGGCGTTTGATCTACTGGCCGATGCACTGTCGACGGCCTCCGGAAAACCTTATCCGCAACTGTTTGAAGAGCAGATCACACGCCCGTTGGGCATGAAGGACACCACCTTTACGCCTTCACCGGATCAGTGCCGCCGCCTGATGGTTGCCGAGAAAGGCGCCAGCCCGTGTAATAACACCCTGGCCGCCATCGGCAGCGGCGGGGTCTATTCCACCCCGGGCGACATGATGCGCTGGATGCAGCAGTTCCTCTCTTCTGATTTCCATTCCCGCACCCACCAGGCCGACCGAATGCAGACCCTGATTTATCAGCGTAGCCAGCTGCACCGCGTGATCGGGATGGATGTCCCAGGAAAAGCCGATGCACTCGGCATGGGTTGGGTTTATATGGCGCCGAAAGAGGGTCGTCCGGGAATCATCCAAAAAACCGGCGGCGGCGGCGGGTTCATTACCTATATGGCGATGATCCCCCAGTCTAACGTAGGTGCGTTTGTGGTGGTCACCCGCTCGCCAAATACGCGTTTCGTCAATATGAGTGATGGCATCAATAACTTAGTCGCTGAACTGAGCGCCAATAAAGCACAGGTGCTCACCGCGTCCAACTAA
- a CDS encoding multidrug efflux MFS transporter yields MESWKVNLISVWFGCFFTGLAISQILPFLPLYVSQLGVTSHEALSMWSGLTFSVTFLVSAIVSPMWGSLADRKGRKLMLLRASLGMAIAIFLQAFATNVWQLFILRAIMGLTSGYIPNAMALVASQVPRERSGWALSTLSTAQISGVIGGPLLGGFLADHVGLRAVFIITAILLVVSFLVTLFLIKEGGRRVVNKAERLSGKAVFASLPYPGLMISLFVTTLVIQLCNGSVGPILALFIKSMAPESNNIAFLAGMIAAVPGVSALISAPRLGKLGDRIGTARILMATLIFAVVLFFAMSFVTSPLQLGVLRFLLGFADGAMLPAVQTLLVKYSSDRVTGRIFGYNQSFMYLGNVAGPLIGASVSAMAGFRWVFAATAVVVLLNIIQLALALRRRRQIAEAKGTR; encoded by the coding sequence ATGGAATCCTGGAAAGTTAACCTCATCTCGGTCTGGTTCGGCTGTTTTTTCACCGGACTGGCCATCAGCCAGATATTGCCCTTTTTGCCGCTGTACGTATCGCAACTGGGCGTCACCTCCCATGAAGCCCTCTCGATGTGGTCTGGTTTGACGTTCAGCGTGACGTTTTTGGTGTCGGCCATTGTCTCGCCGATGTGGGGCAGTCTGGCGGATCGTAAAGGGCGCAAGCTCATGCTCTTACGTGCATCGCTTGGGATGGCGATAGCCATTTTCCTGCAGGCCTTCGCCACCAACGTCTGGCAACTGTTTATCTTGCGTGCAATCATGGGGCTAACATCCGGGTATATTCCCAACGCCATGGCGCTTGTCGCCTCGCAGGTACCCCGCGAGCGTAGCGGCTGGGCGCTAAGCACGCTATCCACGGCTCAGATAAGCGGGGTCATCGGCGGTCCGCTGCTGGGCGGGTTCCTGGCTGACCACGTGGGCCTGCGCGCGGTGTTTATCATTACCGCTATTCTGCTGGTGGTCAGTTTTCTGGTCACCCTTTTTCTGATTAAAGAGGGAGGGCGTCGCGTCGTCAACAAAGCTGAACGCCTGAGCGGTAAAGCGGTTTTTGCCTCGTTACCTTATCCAGGCCTGATGATCAGCCTGTTTGTGACAACCTTGGTCATTCAACTCTGTAATGGCTCGGTCGGCCCCATCCTGGCGCTGTTTATTAAATCAATGGCGCCAGAGAGCAATAATATTGCTTTCCTTGCCGGGATGATTGCGGCAGTGCCGGGCGTATCGGCGTTGATCTCTGCGCCACGTCTGGGAAAACTGGGGGACCGGATAGGTACGGCGCGGATCCTGATGGCGACGCTGATTTTTGCGGTAGTGCTCTTTTTTGCGATGTCGTTTGTGACCTCTCCGCTTCAGCTTGGTGTCCTGCGTTTCCTGCTTGGGTTTGCCGATGGCGCAATGTTGCCTGCGGTACAAACCCTGCTGGTTAAATATTCCAGCGATCGGGTGACAGGACGTATTTTCGGCTACAACCAGTCGTTTATGTATCTGGGTAATGTTGCCGGTCCGCTTATTGGCGCTTCTGTTTCGGCTATGGCGGGTTTTCGTTGGGTATTTGCTGCCACGGCGGTAGTGGTGTTGCTTAATATT
- a CDS encoding DUF2754 domain-containing protein — translation MKLTPKLRRDWHYYAFAIGLIFILNGVVGLLGFEAKGWQTYAVGLVTWIISFWLAGLIIRRRPEEAPADKTRTAKNAD, via the coding sequence ATGAAGCTCACGCCCAAACTACGCCGTGACTGGCATTATTACGCCTTTGCTATCGGGCTGATTTTTATTCTCAACGGCGTGGTGGGATTGTTGGGGTTCGAGGCTAAAGGCTGGCAAACCTATGCCGTTGGGCTGGTCACCTGGATCATCAGCTTTTGGCTGGCAGGCTTGATTATCCGCCGTCGCCCCGAAGAGGCACCAGCGGATAAAACCCGGACGGCGAAGAACGCTGATTAA
- the tauB gene encoding taurine ABC transporter ATP-binding subunit, with product MLNITDLSADYAGKPALEEINLTLDSGELLVVLGPSGCGKTTLLNLIAGFVPYQHGSIHLEGKKVEGPGAERGVVFQSEGLLPWRNVLENVAFGLQLTGVGREQRLITARAMLKKVGLEGAEKRFIWQLSGGQRQRVGIARALAANPQLLLLDEPFGALDAFTREQMQTLLLRLWHETGKQVLLITHDIEEAVFMATELVLLSPGPGRVLEKLPLEFARRYVAGEPVRSIKSDPQFIVQREYVLSRVFEQRKAFS from the coding sequence ATGCTGAATATTACCGATCTTTCTGCTGATTACGCTGGCAAGCCCGCGCTGGAGGAGATCAACCTGACGCTGGACAGCGGTGAATTGCTGGTGGTGCTGGGGCCGTCCGGATGCGGGAAAACCACGCTGCTGAATCTGATCGCCGGGTTTGTGCCTTATCAGCATGGCTCTATTCACCTGGAAGGTAAAAAGGTGGAAGGCCCGGGCGCGGAGCGTGGCGTGGTTTTCCAGAGTGAAGGGTTGCTTCCCTGGCGCAATGTGCTGGAAAACGTCGCCTTTGGTTTGCAACTGACGGGCGTTGGCCGTGAACAACGGCTGATAACGGCGCGGGCGATGCTGAAAAAGGTCGGGCTGGAAGGCGCTGAAAAACGCTTTATATGGCAGCTTTCCGGCGGCCAGCGTCAGCGCGTCGGGATTGCTCGTGCCCTGGCGGCAAACCCGCAGCTATTGCTGTTGGATGAGCCGTTCGGTGCGCTGGATGCCTTCACCCGCGAGCAGATGCAAACTCTGCTTCTGCGCCTGTGGCACGAGACCGGCAAGCAGGTGCTGCTTATCACGCACGACATCGAAGAAGCGGTGTTTATGGCCACCGAACTGGTACTGCTCTCTCCGGGGCCGGGCCGGGTGCTTGAGAAATTGCCGCTTGAGTTCGCCCGCCGCTATGTGGCGGGCGAGCCGGTGCGCAGCATCAAGTCCGATCCGCAGTTTATTGTCCAGCGTGAATACGTGCTGAGCCGCGTGTTCGAACAACGGAAGGCGTTCTCATGA
- a CDS encoding DUF1615 domain-containing protein, with translation MSFAVPRALSLSLLAALVLAGCAEKGATPLKEGEKAVDVASVVRQKMPATVKDRNAWADALAKTFESQKIAPTEENICSVLAVAQQESMYQSDPTVPGLNKIAWKEIDRRAQSLHIPLFLVHTALKISSPNGKSYSERLDTVKTEKQLSAIFDDLISMVPMGQKLFGSLNPVHTGGPMQVSIAFAEKHTDGYPWDIEGTVRQEVFSLRGGLWFGTYHLLNYPVNYSEPLYRFADFNAGWYASRNAAFQHAVSRASGVKLALDGDLIAYGSSAAGTTELAVRKLSSTLGMSDSAIRRQLEKGDSLTFEKTELYQKVFALAEEKTGKALPRAILPGIQLESPKITRNLTTAWFAKRVEDRRARCMGR, from the coding sequence ATGTCTTTTGCCGTACCGCGCGCGTTATCGCTGTCCTTACTCGCCGCCCTTGTGCTGGCGGGCTGTGCTGAAAAAGGGGCCACCCCGCTCAAAGAGGGGGAAAAAGCGGTGGATGTAGCGAGCGTTGTGCGGCAAAAAATGCCCGCGACCGTGAAGGATCGCAATGCGTGGGCGGATGCATTAGCCAAAACTTTTGAAAGCCAGAAGATTGCCCCCACCGAGGAGAATATCTGCTCGGTGCTGGCGGTGGCGCAACAGGAGTCGATGTACCAGTCAGATCCGACAGTGCCGGGTCTGAACAAAATTGCCTGGAAGGAGATCGACCGCCGTGCGCAATCGTTGCATATCCCGCTCTTCCTGGTGCATACCGCACTCAAAATTAGCTCACCCAACGGCAAAAGCTACAGTGAACGGCTGGATACGGTGAAAACCGAGAAACAGCTGAGCGCCATCTTTGATGATTTGATCAGTATGGTGCCGATGGGGCAAAAACTGTTTGGCTCGCTCAACCCGGTTCACACCGGCGGGCCGATGCAGGTGAGTATTGCCTTTGCCGAGAAACATACCGACGGCTACCCGTGGGACATCGAAGGGACGGTGCGCCAGGAGGTCTTCTCGCTGCGGGGCGGATTATGGTTCGGTACCTACCATCTTTTGAACTACCCGGTGAACTACAGCGAGCCGCTGTACCGTTTTGCGGACTTTAATGCAGGCTGGTATGCGAGCCGTAACGCGGCTTTCCAGCATGCCGTCAGCCGTGCAAGCGGCGTCAAGCTGGCGCTGGATGGCGATCTTATTGCGTATGGCAGCAGCGCTGCGGGAACCACCGAACTGGCGGTCCGAAAATTATCATCAACGCTCGGCATGAGCGACAGCGCAATACGTCGCCAGCTCGAGAAAGGCGACAGCCTGACGTTTGAAAAAACTGAACTGTATCAAAAAGTCTTTGCGCTGGCAGAAGAGAAAACCGGGAAAGCACTGCCGAGGGCCATCCTGCCGGGGATCCAGCTGGAAAGCCCGAAGATCACGCGTAATCTGACCACCGCGTGGTTCGCGAAACGCGTAGAAGATCGCCGGGCTCGCTGTATGGGGCGCTAG
- the hemB gene encoding porphobilinogen synthase — MTDLIARPRRLRKSPALRAMFEETTLTLNDLVLPIFVEEEIDDYKAIEAMPGVMRIPEKHLVREIERIANAGIRSVMTFGISHHTDATGSDAWKEDGLVARMSRICKESVPEMIVMSDTCFCEYTSHGHCGVLCDHGVDNDSTLLNLGKQAVAAAAAGADFIAPSAAMDGQVQAIRQALDTAGFTDTAIMSYSTKFASSFYGPFREAAGTALKGDRKTYQMNPLNRREAIRESLLDAAQGADCLMVKPAGAYLDILRDIRERTELPLGAYQVSGEYAMIKFAAQAGAIDEEKVILESLGSLKRAGADLIFSYFALDLAEKKILR, encoded by the coding sequence ATGACCGATTTAATTGCTCGTCCCCGTCGCCTGCGCAAGTCTCCTGCTCTGCGCGCTATGTTTGAAGAGACAACACTGACCTTAAACGATCTGGTGTTGCCGATTTTTGTCGAAGAAGAGATCGATGACTACAAAGCCATCGAAGCGATGCCGGGCGTAATGCGTATTCCGGAAAAACATCTCGTGCGTGAGATCGAACGTATTGCCAATGCGGGGATCCGCTCAGTGATGACCTTCGGGATCTCGCACCATACCGATGCCACCGGCAGCGATGCCTGGAAAGAAGACGGTCTGGTTGCGCGTATGTCGCGCATCTGCAAAGAGAGCGTGCCGGAGATGATCGTCATGTCTGACACCTGTTTCTGTGAATATACCTCTCACGGCCACTGCGGCGTGCTGTGCGATCACGGCGTGGACAACGATTCCACCCTGTTGAACCTGGGTAAACAGGCTGTGGCGGCGGCCGCTGCGGGGGCGGATTTCATCGCGCCATCTGCAGCGATGGATGGTCAGGTTCAGGCGATCCGACAGGCGCTGGACACGGCGGGCTTCACCGACACCGCCATCATGTCTTACTCCACCAAATTTGCCTCCTCCTTTTATGGCCCGTTCCGCGAAGCGGCAGGCACGGCGCTGAAAGGCGATCGTAAAACCTATCAGATGAACCCGCTGAACCGTCGCGAAGCGATTCGTGAGTCCCTGCTTGATGCAGCCCAGGGCGCAGATTGCCTGATGGTTAAACCGGCTGGCGCGTATCTGGATATTCTGCGCGACATTCGCGAGCGCACCGAGCTGCCGCTGGGGGCTTACCAGGTAAGCGGCGAGTACGCGATGATCAAATTCGCCGCCCAGGCAGGCGCGATTGACGAAGAGAAGGTGATCCTTGAAAGCCTGGGGTCTCTCAAACGCGCGGGCGCGGATCTGATCTTCAGCTATTTCGCTCTGGATCTGGCCGAGAAAAAAATTCTGCGTTAA
- the sbmA gene encoding peptide antibiotic transporter SbmA — MFTSFFPKPGPFFLSAFLWALVAVIFWQAGGGAWLTGIVGATRDVPISAARFWSLRYLLFYAYYIVCVGLFALFWFVYSPHRWQYWSILGTSLIIFVTWFLVEVGVAVNAWYAPFYDLIQTALSSPHKVTINQFYHEVGIFLGIALIAVVIGVMNNFFVSHYVFRWRTAMNEHYMAHWQHLRHIEGAAQRVQEDTMRFASTLESMGTSFINAIMTLIAFLPVLVTLSAHVPELPVIGHLPYGLVIAAIVWSLMGTGLLAVVGIKLPGLEFKNQRVEAAYRKELVYGEDDAERASPPTVRELFGAVRRNYFRLYFHYMYFNIARILYLQVDNVFGLFLLFPSIVAGTITLGLMTQITNVFGQVRGSFQYLISSWTTLVELMSIYKRLRSFERELDDKDLSEVTHTFS; from the coding sequence ATGTTTACGTCTTTTTTCCCAAAGCCGGGGCCTTTTTTTCTCTCGGCATTTCTTTGGGCACTGGTCGCTGTCATTTTCTGGCAGGCTGGTGGTGGCGCGTGGCTGACCGGCATCGTCGGCGCGACGCGCGATGTCCCCATTAGCGCGGCGCGTTTTTGGTCGCTGAGATATCTGCTGTTTTACGCTTACTACATCGTCTGCGTTGGTCTGTTCGCGCTGTTCTGGTTTGTCTATTCCCCCCACCGCTGGCAATACTGGTCGATTCTCGGCACGTCGCTGATTATCTTCGTCACCTGGTTTTTAGTGGAAGTGGGGGTGGCGGTTAACGCGTGGTATGCCCCTTTCTACGACCTGATCCAGACAGCGTTGAGTTCCCCGCATAAGGTGACCATCAATCAGTTCTACCATGAGGTGGGCATTTTCCTGGGTATCGCCCTGATTGCGGTGGTGATCGGCGTGATGAATAACTTCTTCGTTAGCCACTACGTTTTCCGCTGGCGCACCGCGATGAACGAACACTATATGGCGCACTGGCAGCACTTGCGCCACATCGAGGGCGCCGCGCAGCGTGTGCAGGAAGATACCATGCGTTTTGCCTCGACCCTTGAAAGTATGGGCACCAGCTTTATCAACGCCATTATGACGTTGATTGCCTTCCTGCCGGTGCTGGTGACGCTCTCCGCGCACGTACCGGAACTGCCTGTAATTGGTCATTTACCCTACGGGCTGGTGATCGCCGCCATCGTCTGGTCGCTAATGGGGACAGGGCTGCTGGCGGTGGTCGGAATCAAACTGCCGGGCCTGGAATTCAAAAATCAGCGCGTCGAGGCGGCTTATCGTAAAGAGCTGGTCTACGGTGAGGACGATGCCGAACGTGCGTCACCACCGACGGTACGTGAGCTGTTTGGCGCCGTGCGTCGTAACTATTTCCGCCTCTATTTCCACTACATGTATTTTAATATCGCGCGCATTCTTTATTTGCAGGTCGATAACGTTTTCGGTTTGTTCCTGCTGTTCCCGTCCATTGTTGCGGGTACGATAACGCTGGGTCTGATGACGCAGATCACGAACGTCTTTGGCCAGGTTCGCGGCTCGTTCCAGTATTTGATCAGCTCGTGGACGACGCTTGTGGAACTGATGTCCATCTATAAACGTTTACGCAGCTTTGAGCGTGAACTGGACGATAAGGATCTGTCGGAAGTAACCCATACTTTTAGCTAA
- the ddlA gene encoding D-alanine--D-alanine ligase, producing the protein MAKQRVGIVFGGKSAEHEVSLQSAKNIVDAIDKNRFEVLLLGIDKQGLWHVSDASQYLLNADDPARIALNPSDMRVASVPGVFQGQFIDAGNAQAVAQIDVIFPIVHGTLGEDGSLQGMLRMANLPFVGSDVLGSAACMDKDVTKRLLRDAGLNIAPFVTLTRASRDKHSFANIAAQLGLPLFVKPANQGSSVGVSKVTSEAQFTEAVRLAFEFDHKVVVEQGINGREIECAILGNDFPQASICGEVVLNSDFYSYDTKYIDDKGAQVVVPAVIDPATHDKIRAIAVEAYQALGCSGMARVDVFLTPENDVVINEINTLPGFTNISMYPKLWQASGIDYPELITRLIELALERHAADSALKSSVTG; encoded by the coding sequence ATGGCAAAGCAGCGCGTAGGTATTGTCTTTGGGGGAAAATCAGCGGAGCACGAGGTTTCATTGCAATCGGCTAAAAATATTGTCGATGCTATTGATAAAAATCGTTTCGAGGTGCTGCTGCTGGGCATCGATAAGCAGGGCCTATGGCACGTTAGCGATGCCAGCCAATATCTGTTAAATGCCGACGATCCGGCGCGTATCGCTCTCAATCCTTCAGACATGCGTGTCGCCTCCGTACCCGGTGTTTTTCAGGGGCAGTTTATCGACGCCGGTAATGCTCAGGCAGTGGCACAGATAGACGTTATTTTCCCCATCGTGCATGGCACCCTGGGCGAGGACGGATCGTTACAAGGCATGCTGCGCATGGCTAACCTGCCGTTCGTCGGCTCTGATGTGCTCGGCTCTGCAGCCTGTATGGATAAAGACGTCACCAAACGCCTGCTGCGCGATGCCGGGCTGAATATTGCCCCCTTTGTGACCCTCACCCGCGCCAGTCGCGATAAGCATAGTTTTGCGAACATTGCGGCTCAGTTGGGTCTTCCGCTGTTTGTGAAGCCCGCTAATCAGGGCTCTTCCGTAGGTGTGAGTAAAGTCACCAGCGAAGCGCAGTTCACCGAAGCCGTGCGTCTGGCGTTCGAATTTGACCATAAAGTAGTGGTTGAACAGGGGATCAACGGCCGCGAAATAGAGTGTGCGATACTGGGCAACGATTTCCCCCAGGCCAGCATCTGCGGCGAAGTGGTGTTAAACAGTGATTTCTACTCTTACGACACTAAATACATTGATGATAAAGGGGCACAGGTGGTGGTGCCTGCCGTTATCGATCCAGCTACCCACGACAAGATCAGGGCGATCGCCGTTGAGGCTTATCAGGCGCTTGGCTGTAGCGGAATGGCGCGCGTTGATGTGTTCCTCACGCCGGAAAACGACGTGGTTATCAACGAAATTAACACCCTGCCGGGCTTTACCAACATCAGCATGTACCCGAAACTGTGGCAGGCAAGCGGTATAGATTATCCCGAGCTTATCACCCGCCTGATTGAACTCGCGCTGGAGCGTCATGCTGCCGACAGCGCGCTTAAAAGTTCAGTAACCGGTTAA
- the tauD gene encoding taurine dioxygenase has protein sequence MSERLTITPLGPYIGAQVSGLDVSRPLSDNQFEQLYHAVLRHQVVFLREQAIAPPQQRALALRFGDLHIHPVYPHAEGVEEIIVLDTHNDNPPDNDNWHTDVTFIDTPPAGAILAAKRLPETGGDTLWASGIAAFEALSAPLQTLLSGLRAEHDFKKSFPEYKYRKTQEEHRRWQEAVAKHPPLLHPVVRTHPVTGKQALFVNEGFTTRIVDVSEKESEALLGFLFAHITKPEFQVRWRWQENDLAIWDNRVTQHYANADYLPQRRIMQRATILGDKPFYRAVSPSS, from the coding sequence ATGAGTGAACGACTGACGATTACCCCGCTGGGGCCGTATATTGGCGCGCAGGTTTCGGGCCTGGACGTAAGCCGCCCGCTGAGCGATAACCAGTTCGAGCAACTGTATCATGCGGTGCTGCGCCATCAGGTGGTGTTCCTGCGCGAGCAGGCGATCGCCCCGCCGCAGCAGCGCGCGCTGGCCCTGCGTTTTGGCGATCTGCACATCCACCCCGTTTATCCGCATGCGGAAGGCGTGGAGGAAATTATTGTCCTCGATACTCATAACGATAATCCGCCGGATAATGACAACTGGCATACCGATGTGACCTTTATCGACACGCCACCTGCCGGGGCGATTCTGGCGGCTAAGCGGTTACCGGAAACCGGCGGGGATACGCTGTGGGCCAGTGGGATCGCGGCCTTTGAAGCGCTCTCCGCGCCGTTGCAGACGTTGCTGAGCGGGCTGCGAGCGGAGCATGATTTCAAGAAATCATTCCCGGAGTACAAGTACCGTAAAACGCAAGAGGAACATCGGCGCTGGCAGGAGGCGGTGGCGAAACATCCTCCGCTGCTGCACCCGGTGGTGCGAACGCATCCGGTAACGGGCAAGCAGGCGCTGTTTGTAAACGAAGGGTTCACCACGCGCATTGTGGACGTCAGCGAGAAAGAGAGTGAGGCATTGCTGGGGTTCCTGTTTGCGCATATCACCAAACCGGAATTTCAGGTGCGCTGGCGCTGGCAGGAGAACGATCTGGCGATTTGGGATAATCGCGTGACGCAGCATTATGCCAATGCGGATTACCTGCCGCAGCGCAGAATTATGCAGCGAGCGACGATTCTGGGGGATAAACCGTTTTACCGTGCGGTGAGCCCCTCATCCTGA
- a CDS encoding extensin-like domain-containing protein, with product MKGKSLLTVVIIVAIATVGYRWLPSHYNPFVPLTLDDPPGKITQFKLRRLTPQECEALLSQANQRRLIRTQPVADSRGECPLNDVVRVRDFGPVSLNSSFLASCPLALSSALYVSHQARPLTRGYLGSELTRIEHLGSFACRNIYHRPDARRSEHATAEALDISAFRLANGQRITVLNGWRSEKTQPWLKAMLAASCGYYGNGLGPDYNAAHANHFHFGMRGYGLCR from the coding sequence GTGAAAGGAAAAAGTCTGCTGACAGTTGTCATCATCGTGGCAATCGCAACCGTGGGTTACCGCTGGCTGCCGTCTCATTACAACCCGTTTGTTCCGCTCACGCTTGACGACCCACCCGGTAAAATCACCCAATTTAAGCTTCGACGTTTAACGCCACAGGAGTGCGAGGCGCTGTTATCGCAGGCAAATCAAAGGCGGCTTATCCGCACGCAGCCGGTCGCCGACAGTCGCGGTGAATGCCCACTCAACGATGTGGTTCGGGTGCGTGACTTCGGCCCGGTGAGTCTGAACAGCAGCTTTCTTGCCAGTTGCCCGCTGGCGTTAAGCTCTGCACTGTATGTCAGCCATCAGGCCCGGCCGCTCACCAGGGGGTATCTGGGAAGCGAATTGACGCGCATTGAGCACCTGGGGAGCTTTGCCTGCCGAAATATTTACCATCGCCCGGATGCGCGACGTAGCGAGCATGCGACGGCAGAGGCGCTGGATATCAGTGCGTTTCGCCTGGCGAACGGCCAACGGATCACCGTCCTTAATGGCTGGCGGTCGGAAAAAACACAGCCGTGGCTTAAGGCGATGCTGGCGGCAAGCTGCGGCTACTATGGCAATGGTCTGGGACCAGACTATAACGCGGCGCATGCAAACCACTTTCATTTTGGCATGCGTGGATACGGCCTCTGCCGTTGA